ttaccatgctcctgctcattgtttccaaacacaatttgtacctaatatttccccaaagtgagtgtaatcagtgggggaccagaaaatcttctcccaccagggactgattgtagcaccctcccttttgggtgtaactaatacaatagtgaccaggagcagggtgttgcataggccaagatgagggtgattcttttcacaatccactcatgagcaagagaaatggagatccacaatcaacttttcagaccaaatggtccaccacacacccagcaattaataagcttaaaagcttgagtaaccaattttcccaacaagaactcattttcccatgttaaacctgagaacaaggaagcaaggttctcgccgggtaggctttgaacagtatagacaagacaacatacaactgcccaaaacaatttgtcaatggtgataaaggcatattgcaaagattattaaagttatacaatttaaaactatacattcaatcaaaacttccattaaatgttgctttcttcttctgcttctctgaacttctatcttccgacctgcaaaggaacagaaaaagaaacttctcggtcctctTAGTGAAAGGACtgggtgaggttttggttaaccattgtctggtggaataagctggggtcttgggagtgagcaaaaccattcttttaaggcttgggttatgctttccccagtgacaggccagccccgagcccgagccttacagtaaagatccttggctcccatatgtcctcgtctgatatgcagccactccaataatctctcccaattttctattactggttcattttgtaaaGGAGCTGGACGAGACAATTCACTTGCTCCACCATTCCATCGACCGGCCAGACCATCAACGCCctgatgagaggccacccaggctatggcaaaattccctcgtttggcaattcttaaaatgtcctgccacttttccttttgccataccggtatctggttgacttcccactcatttttctcccagaaaggaagccactcggtgcactccttggagacagtgagagagtcagtgtagatgtagacaggagaagaagattgagcctcatgttggaaaacactccaaacagcaattaattcacccacttgtgcactaccttcaccctctgttatgattttctcatcagtctgggcttgtctgtccttcccaagtgaaggcaaagcgagcctgatcctctggttggagaggaaccatgaaaaacatatctttaacaTCAATAGTTGAATAGGTATTTGTCTAGGTCCCACCACAcaatatgaaatcaaatcacCTCGAGGGGTGAGGGTGAGCTGTCTAATGTGCATCCACCCTTCGCCCATCCGCTCACGAGAGACGGGCGAAGGAActagttttcctcccttctgggtgaagatttaaaaactacctcctgctccacccaaggtggggcagagggaatcTCGCACCTTCCCCCAGGGACACTAGCTGGTGGTTTTTCGGGTGGTTTAATCACCCATCCCTCATCAGGGGTAATTACTCTCGTGCCTCTCTCTGACCACCCTAGTACCATTTTCTCCAACTGTTCTGTATTAAGCCCACTCATACACGTCAGGGGTATTCCCTTGTGTTTTCCTATCAACCACAATGCTTTCCTGTGAGATATagtatctttctttgaattcaccGGGTTCGGGGGAGAGGGCCTCGCTGGAGGAAACTTCGCCTCCATACGCCTCACAGTTTTAGATTCCGATTTCACGGGACCATATTTtcgcccatagttaatcaattcttgggctacttccccccacgtccacactttttgtcctgggatatGGCGATCCGGGGTTAAAGCTCCGGTTAAAGCAGCTGCCACCCGatcactctgaggggtatttctgatagtgccttgcaattgaattcctaagggtttcaatgaatcaggcaaacctctaaccaggggagtcatcctctcaggatctaccggtatcatcattggggattcctgcctaagcttcaattcccgatcatacatcatctgcaaacaagccgccttgtgcacattctccacaagctgatccaccgagcctgtaagcgcaagaggatctcccctctccaagggattcaaacctccagcccaataagctgctcgctgagtgagagaccaaggggctctattatcaccagtagtcaaaaacactccaggtcc
This region of Nyctibius grandis isolate bNycGra1 chromosome W unlocalized genomic scaffold, bNycGra1.pri SUPER_W_unloc_3, whole genome shotgun sequence genomic DNA includes:
- the LOC137677208 gene encoding uncharacterized protein is translated as PLVKVEYAYEDSEDNNPKMVTKEVPYTATELAKLKREFSRSPKESENEYVWRVSLTGGDQILLSEREAEGYWGPGVFLTTGDNRAPWSLTQRAAYWAGGLNPLERGDPLALTGSVDQLVENVHKAACLQMMYDRELKLRQESPMMIPVDPERMTPLVRGLPDSLKPLGIQLQGTIRNTPQSDRVAAALTGALTPDRHIPGQKVWTWGEVAQELINYGRKYGPVKSESKTVRRMEAKFPPARPSPPNPVNSKKDTISHRKALWLIGKHKGIPLTCMSGLNTEQLEKMGAELATLKAFSVGALNAVLAEAGEVGNVDRM